The segment ACGAATCCATGGAAACCAGTTAATTCACCATAGTGATCGGGGCAGCCAGTACGTGTCACTGAAGTATTCCACCGCCCTAGCGGAATCCGGAATCCGTCCGAGTGTGGGAACAGTCGGCGATTCTTATGACAATGCTCTAGCCGAAACAGTCAATGGTCTCTACAAGGCTGAACTGATTCATGCCCGGGGCCCGTGGACGTCGGTCGGAGAAGTCGAATTGGCCACCTTGCGGTGGGTGCATTGGTGGAACACCAAGCGGCTTCATGAAGCTTTGGACTACGCTACCCCACAGGAAGTAGAAACCGAGTACTATCTCACCCAGCCCATCAACACAGGGCCGTAAAAGAAGCGGAACTAAACCCAGGACGCTTCACACAGGTCAAGCTCACCATCGCCACCAACACCATCGACCACGACACCATCGACCACCCCAAGCAGATCACCGCCTAACCACCCAACAACCACCCACCAATCAAAATCGAAAGGCAGATACACCACGACCGTGGACTTGACCCAACCATGTCGGTGCGCACGTTCTCCGAGGTTGCGGTAGAGGTCGATAGCTACTCTGAGATGAGCATTTCATCAGCGGATCTCGATAGTAGATGTTTTGATGCAAGTGTTAGGAACGTGCTTTTTGAAGCAGGGTGGTGACGATCGTGAAGCGGTGTGGTGACGATCGTGAAGCACTTTCGGTGGGCTGATAACTATTTCTACTAGCACGTGACAATCCGGTTGCGTGCTTGTTAGAAAGGACGTCAGCCGTGACTGATTACCGGTTGATTATCAAGCTCCTGCTTCAGGGGCTCTCGTATCGGCAGATACAACAACGCTGTGGTGCTGCTCAGGCCACGATTGCCAAAGCGCGCAAAGCCATTGATTCCCATGGCATCACCAGTGAACTTTTAGAGTCGTTAGACGATTCGGCGATTACTGATCTCATTGGTGATGGTCGACTCGTAGTCGCTGATGACTTCGTTGGTATCGATTTCGATGTTGTGATCAAAGCTCGTACCGGCAGGAACAAGACTCCACTGCGAGTGCTGTGGTCGACCTATCTTGACCAACCAGCACCACGTGGTCTGAAGTTCTATAGCTATGAGCGCTTCCGCCAGCTGGTGGCTGCCCATGTTGCCACCCAAGGCGTGACCGCACTGATTGTGCACCAGCCGGGCCATACCATGCAGGTGGATTGGGCGGGGTCGACCATGGCAGTTGTTGATCCGATTACGGCTAAACGCAGCAAGATCCATATCTTTGTTGCTTCACTGCCGTATTCAGGAATGGTCTTTGCCCATGGCTTCATTGATGAAAAACAACCCTCGTGGCTGGAAGGGCACCGCTTGGCCTTCGAGTATTTCGGTGGCGTTACTGAGGTGGTTGTTCCTGATAATGCGTCTACGGCATCGAATCAGATTGCCAAAGGTGAACGCGCACGACGAGTCAACGCGAAGTATGAGGAATTTCTCGAGCACTACAACACTGCTGCTCTTCCAACTAATCCTGTTCGCCCACGTGAAAAAGGCAATGTGGAATCTGGAGTCAAGATTGTAACCAACTGGGTGATTCGCAAACTTGCCGATGTGGTCTTTGCCAGCCTTGACGACCTTAATGACGCGGTTGCCGGACAGGTTGAGGCG is part of the Trueperella abortisuis genome and harbors:
- the istA gene encoding IS21 family transposase produces the protein MTDYRLIIKLLLQGLSYRQIQQRCGAAQATIAKARKAIDSHGITSELLESLDDSAITDLIGDGRLVVADDFVGIDFDVVIKARTGRNKTPLRVLWSTYLDQPAPRGLKFYSYERFRQLVAAHVATQGVTALIVHQPGHTMQVDWAGSTMAVVDPITAKRSKIHIFVASLPYSGMVFAHGFIDEKQPSWLEGHRLAFEYFGGVTEVVVPDNASTASNQIAKGERARRVNAKYEEFLEHYNTAALPTNPVRPREKGNVESGVKIVTNWVIRKLADVVFASLDDLNDAVAGQVEAINHRRPFRNQQRSRQDIFEELESDELGNLPATGWVDTVWKKSKVTPDWHITINTVKYSVPYQLVGRSVDVRIRGQILDVFADGQAQARHQVSVQRGAYVTDVEHAPPGMAQARNLWTPSYFVTQASRIGPYTRQAVEALLASKKITAQGFQPARNIIKLGKATENKLILEQACQRLLGDEGHRQRAISYTAVKNMMAVIRHEQSTRPTAPPTRESAPATPSQPAPSSRSQSRGMLGGREQFSLSALMKEGDN